In Clostridium sporogenes, one genomic interval encodes:
- a CDS encoding L-lactate permease, with translation MNMYLTCFIALVPIAWLMVSLGILKMPGYKTCPATLVLTAILAAIVWKMPILDAASAALEGTALALWPIILVIVAAVFTYNLSIHTKSMDTIKKMMTSITTDKRILVLILAWGFGGFLEAIAGFGTAVAIPASIMAALGFDPVFAAIICLIANTTPTAFGGIGIPVTTLAKVTNIDVIQLSYAVGLQLSVLIVIIPIVLVMLTGKSVKSIKGVFGIALASGLSFAIPELLMAKYMGAELPAILGSITCMVVTIAMAKIFYKDTASKNVEKIPFKKAVIAWLPFILVFVFIILTSPLFPAINKGLSQIQTTLYIYTGAHAKPFTFLWLATPGTLIIIATFIGGLIQGAKFSEIVSVLVKTIKQMSKSAITIIAIVAMAKIMGYSGMIKSIAVVLVAVTGSYYPLISPIIGALGTFVTGSDTSSNVLFGGLQVEVAKTLGLNPYWLAAANTGGATAGKMISPQSIAVATAATGLVGAEGKILNATIKFCIVYVIVLGIMAYFMAPVFGF, from the coding sequence ATGAATATGTATCTAACGTGTTTCATTGCTTTGGTGCCTATAGCTTGGTTAATGGTTTCATTAGGAATTTTAAAAATGCCAGGTTATAAAACTTGTCCTGCAACATTGGTATTAACTGCAATTTTAGCAGCTATAGTATGGAAAATGCCAATTTTAGATGCAGCTTCTGCTGCTTTAGAAGGAACGGCATTGGCTTTATGGCCTATAATACTTGTAATCGTTGCCGCAGTATTTACCTATAATTTATCAATTCATACTAAAAGTATGGATACTATAAAAAAGATGATGACTTCAATAACTACAGATAAGAGAATTTTGGTTTTAATACTTGCTTGGGGATTTGGCGGATTTTTGGAGGCTATAGCAGGGTTTGGTACTGCAGTTGCTATTCCTGCAAGTATAATGGCAGCACTTGGATTTGATCCTGTTTTTGCAGCTATAATATGTCTTATAGCAAACACTACACCTACAGCTTTTGGAGGTATAGGAATTCCAGTAACAACTCTTGCTAAGGTAACTAACATAGATGTAATTCAACTTAGTTATGCAGTAGGGTTACAGTTATCAGTTCTAATAGTTATAATTCCAATAGTTTTAGTAATGTTAACAGGAAAAAGTGTGAAATCTATTAAGGGTGTCTTTGGAATAGCCCTAGCTTCAGGCCTTTCATTTGCAATACCAGAATTATTAATGGCTAAGTATATGGGGGCAGAATTACCAGCTATATTAGGATCAATAACATGTATGGTAGTGACTATAGCTATGGCAAAGATATTTTATAAAGATACTGCTTCTAAAAATGTAGAAAAAATACCTTTCAAAAAGGCAGTTATAGCATGGTTACCCTTCATATTAGTTTTTGTTTTCATAATTTTAACTAGTCCATTGTTCCCAGCAATAAATAAAGGATTATCTCAAATACAAACAACTCTTTACATTTATACAGGTGCTCATGCTAAGCCATTTACATTCTTGTGGCTTGCTACACCAGGAACGTTAATTATAATAGCTACTTTTATAGGAGGATTAATACAAGGGGCTAAGTTTTCTGAAATAGTTTCAGTATTAGTAAAAACTATAAAGCAAATGAGTAAATCTGCAATAACAATAATAGCGATAGTAGCTATGGCAAAGATTATGGGATATAGCGGAATGATAAAATCAATAGCAGTTGTGTTAGTAGCAGTTACGGGTAGTTACTATCCTTTAATATCACCTATAATCGGGGCTTTAGGAACTTTTGTAACAGGTAGTGATACTTCATCTAATGTATTATTTGGAGGACTTCAAGTTGAAGTAGCTAAGACTTTAGGATTAAATCCGTACTGGCTTGCAGCAGCTAATACTGGTGGTGCTACTGCTGGTAAGATGATATCACCACAAAGTATAGCAGTGGCTACAGCAGCTACTGGACTTGTTGGAGCAGAAGGTAAAATATTAAATGCAACTATAAAATTTTGTATAGTTTACGTAATCGTTTTAGGAATCATGGCTTATTTTATGGCACCTGTGTTTGGATTCTAA
- a CDS encoding AAA family ATPase: MSIENSNNTERTKKYLGNMFKARFPYVYISTWEEERAISVISSVAKDASLIKTPRTTYIWSQTNGMAIENLKGKEETKQPLKALEFIEKCEEPAVFILKDFHVFFGVQGKNIDYNLIRKVRDLVTVLKASPNPKSVVFISPTVILPNELQKDVTILDFDLPTIDEIKGMLDEMIYVNEQSGRIEMDLNESEKEKICKAALGLTLQEAENAFARAMVEDGKLNIDDIEVVLEEKCQVIKKTGIFEFMKSDLKMEDVGGLENLKRWILKRNKSWLDSAQKYNLPAPKGVLITGVPGCGKSLTAKAISAMWQLPLLRLDMGKIFSGVVGSSEENMRKAIKTAEAVSPSILWIDEIEKGFGGASSSGDSGTSMRIFGTFLTWMQEKTKPVFVVATANNISNLPSELLRKGRFDEIFFVDLPTKNERKDIFRLHLKKRLTNEEVCEEISITDELLSNLADITEGFVGAEIEQAVIAALFEAFSEDRALKVTDLERVIKNTVPLSVTQREQIIKIREWANVRAVAATAKEDRSEYLEVNEEKKDEKKGEDDIRISRGGRTIDF; the protein is encoded by the coding sequence ATGAGTATAGAAAATAGCAATAACACAGAAAGAACAAAAAAATACTTGGGAAATATGTTTAAAGCGAGATTTCCCTATGTTTATATATCTACATGGGAAGAGGAAAGAGCTATATCAGTTATAAGTTCGGTTGCAAAGGATGCTTCACTTATAAAGACGCCTAGAACAACTTATATATGGAGTCAAACAAATGGAATGGCTATAGAAAACCTTAAAGGAAAAGAAGAAACTAAACAACCATTAAAGGCACTGGAATTTATAGAAAAATGTGAAGAGCCAGCAGTTTTTATTTTAAAGGATTTTCATGTGTTTTTTGGAGTGCAAGGAAAAAATATAGACTATAATCTAATAAGAAAAGTTAGAGATTTGGTAACAGTACTTAAGGCAAGCCCTAATCCTAAAAGTGTAGTATTTATTTCACCTACAGTGATATTACCTAATGAACTTCAAAAAGATGTTACTATTTTAGATTTTGATTTGCCAACCATAGATGAAATTAAGGGTATGCTGGATGAAATGATTTATGTAAATGAGCAAAGTGGAAGAATTGAGATGGATCTTAATGAATCAGAAAAGGAAAAAATTTGTAAAGCTGCATTGGGACTTACTCTCCAGGAAGCGGAAAATGCCTTTGCAAGAGCCATGGTTGAGGATGGAAAGCTTAATATTGATGATATTGAAGTGGTTTTAGAAGAAAAATGTCAAGTAATTAAGAAGACAGGAATATTTGAATTTATGAAGAGTGACTTAAAAATGGAGGATGTAGGGGGACTTGAAAATCTAAAAAGATGGATTTTAAAGAGAAACAAGTCTTGGCTTGATTCTGCTCAAAAATATAATCTACCTGCGCCTAAAGGAGTATTAATAACAGGGGTACCAGGCTGTGGTAAGAGTTTAACTGCCAAAGCTATAAGTGCAATGTGGCAACTTCCACTTTTAAGATTGGATATGGGTAAGATATTTAGTGGTGTTGTAGGAAGTTCTGAAGAGAATATGAGAAAAGCAATAAAAACAGCAGAAGCAGTGTCACCATCTATACTTTGGATAGATGAAATAGAAAAAGGATTTGGTGGGGCTAGCTCCTCAGGAGATAGTGGAACTTCTATGAGAATTTTTGGAACTTTTCTTACTTGGATGCAAGAAAAGACTAAGCCTGTATTTGTTGTAGCAACAGCCAATAATATAAGTAATCTTCCTTCAGAACTTTTAAGAAAAGGAAGATTTGACGAGATATTTTTTGTAGACTTGCCTACAAAAAATGAAAGAAAGGATATATTTAGACTACATTTGAAAAAAAGACTTACCAATGAAGAAGTTTGTGAAGAAATTAGTATTACGGATGAATTATTATCTAATCTTGCAGATATAACAGAAGGATTTGTAGGGGCGGAAATAGAGCAAGCTGTAATAGCTGCACTTTTTGAGGCCTTTTCAGAAGATAGAGCTTTAAAAGTAACTGATTTGGAAAGAGTAATAAAAAATACAGTTCCACTTTCAGTAACACAAAGAGAGCAAATTATAAAGATTAGAGAATGGGCAAATGTAAGAGCAGTTGCCGCTACAGCAAAAGAGGATAGAAGCGAGTATTTAGAAGTAAATGAAGAAAAAAAAGATGAAAAAAAGGGAGAAGATGATATAAGAATATCTAGAGGTGGTAGAACTATAGATTTTTAA
- a CDS encoding 4Fe-4S single cluster domain-containing protein — protein MEIRIHRILPKTEVEGPGTRCCIWVQGCPIHCKGCGAKETWDFKGGELLDTNEVFDIIKNSKEIEGVTFLGGEPFAQASAVYDIALRVKSIGLTVLTFTGYTYDHILKSNKKEWNDLLSVTDLLIDGPFDEDKFDISRPWVGSSNQNYRFLTPSYKHLENNLTSIKNKIEVRLHKDGAIFLNGMGDFNSIKNKLKNL, from the coding sequence ATGGAAATTAGAATACATAGAATTTTACCTAAAACTGAAGTAGAAGGTCCGGGCACCCGATGCTGTATATGGGTACAGGGGTGCCCTATTCATTGTAAAGGGTGCGGTGCTAAAGAAACCTGGGACTTCAAAGGAGGAGAACTTTTAGATACTAATGAGGTATTTGATATTATAAAAAATTCTAAGGAAATAGAAGGAGTAACCTTTTTAGGGGGAGAACCTTTTGCCCAAGCTTCAGCAGTATATGATATAGCATTAAGAGTTAAAAGTATAGGTTTAACGGTTTTAACTTTTACGGGATATACCTATGATCATATTTTAAAATCTAATAAAAAAGAGTGGAATGATCTTTTATCTGTTACAGATTTGCTCATAGATGGCCCTTTCGATGAGGATAAATTTGATATTTCAAGGCCTTGGGTAGGTTCTTCTAATCAAAATTATAGGTTTTTAACACCTTCTTATAAACATCTAGAAAATAACTTAACTTCTATAAAAAATAAAATAGAAGTTAGATTACATAAAGATGGAGCAATTTTTCTAAATGGTATGGGTGATTTCAATAGTATAAAAAATAAGCTTAAAAATTTGTAG
- a CDS encoding helix-hairpin-helix domain-containing protein → MAVTQKGNKWEMQKSLWILCSFVVLVNGMGMYFAGKKAKVKRWYNYGLIYTAIAWIGLIMGGELTGFLQSIGSIIFFVDYIVCIIHSFKIRKEYLIRREILEDKNVEEQNKINFMRNKIAKEYGLDDINSNNTIKDNTSQNDLAREQSNINAEAKIENFDMKNKEENINNISPVMPKVENTVNNIKNNVNNEELLDINSCSELELSKLPGMGIILAKKAVNLRNSRNGFDSVDEFIETVGVKPHFVNTVKIMICCNPVKTVETVKMSGRRVDF, encoded by the coding sequence ATGGCTGTAACCCAAAAAGGAAATAAATGGGAAATGCAAAAATCACTATGGATACTATGTAGTTTTGTTGTTTTAGTAAATGGAATGGGCATGTATTTTGCGGGAAAAAAGGCAAAAGTAAAAAGATGGTATAATTATGGATTAATATATACAGCAATAGCATGGATAGGTTTAATTATGGGGGGAGAATTGACGGGCTTTCTACAAAGTATAGGTTCTATTATATTTTTCGTAGATTATATAGTTTGTATTATACATTCTTTTAAAATAAGAAAAGAATATTTAATTAGACGCGAAATTTTAGAAGATAAAAATGTAGAAGAGCAAAATAAGATAAACTTTATGAGAAATAAAATTGCTAAGGAATATGGGTTAGATGATATAAATTCAAATAATACAATCAAAGATAATACATCACAGAATGATTTAGCAAGAGAACAATCTAATATTAATGCAGAAGCTAAAATAGAAAATTTTGATATGAAAAATAAGGAAGAAAATATAAATAATATTTCACCAGTAATGCCAAAGGTAGAAAATACAGTAAACAATATTAAAAATAATGTAAATAATGAAGAACTTTTAGATATCAATTCATGTAGTGAATTAGAACTTTCAAAACTTCCAGGTATGGGGATTATACTAGCTAAAAAAGCAGTTAATTTAAGAAATAGCAGAAATGGTTTTGATTCGGTAGATGAATTTATTGAAACGGTAGGTGTCAAACCACATTTTGTAAATACAGTAAAGATTATGATATGTTGCAACCCAGTTAAAACTGTTGAAACTGTGAAAATGTCTGGAAGAAGGGTAGACTTTTAA
- a CDS encoding DUF2997 domain-containing protein, which produces MTKQIKLRIYPDGIIQAEVEGVKGKKCTNYISIIENLLEAKVADSEYTPEYYEEEIVESYEEENITLKEGR; this is translated from the coding sequence TTGACAAAACAAATAAAGCTTAGAATATATCCAGATGGAATTATTCAGGCAGAAGTAGAGGGTGTAAAGGGGAAGAAATGTACTAATTATATAAGTATAATCGAAAATCTCTTAGAGGCTAAGGTTGCTGATTCAGAATATACACCTGAATATTATGAAGAAGAAATTGTTGAAAGCTATGAAGAAGAAAATATAACACTAAAGGAGGGTAGATAA
- a CDS encoding WG repeat-containing protein yields the protein MFERNLFNIINKYLPIGSEIIVEEDNNNEALIIRADLNGYGLGEIIVGYRWQGENYIMVLERYYNHWCVIDNIKGKGYDISYLKVAPITDNTIDNLIIGWRRGAIWSELDILQWTPYGFKRVIDEGIYYSKIEVENMKSVKAMNDKNEIALWLHDTAEAYKVEIYRWSSGKLVKAEDVYPYYFKKVIDFYKTKLQEEPDLPVYWYYLADAQIKGEMYEDALKSIDKALELPKAYPSKKELIKLKDYILSHKKCKNVNLYPAPMNTIKGVKWGYINEKGEFLIKPLYNLALEFQCNGLAVVEIDNLYGIIDENQNYIVKHKYGFISDFSEERAIVIDNERFNIINEKGEELIPKTENYSYIGNFKEGRAQYGVIDSNKGYLYGYLDREGKVIIPAQYEYGNDFYEGKAVVRIKENEYALINIKGEILNKYEYASVGNLREGLLSFKKDMGEKYGFIDEDGNVVIKPQFTYVQDFSEGRSVVNVSGNIMNNYGVIDKEGNYIITPKYNDIILLGEDRVAVGVAIDETSPFIGSKYAIADTEGNILTDFIYYEVSNYKSGIASAYDDKNTFFVDKEGNKIENLPIVEGSGTLTVENELIKAYVDYKISYFDKEGNLIWEENSVISLNNQYKVIEEKYKPNKDYLVYYPKVQGMGDETLENEVNNRLKILSEVKPIEENVQLEYNYLGDFKIEFFNKNLLELELDGYNFHFGAAHGMPSKIYTKIDLTTGELYELKDLFKEDSDYVKVLSDIIGEQIKNNPEYSYIFPDTYNGIKEDQPFYVSEDTLYIYFYPYEIAPYAVGFPTFKIPYEDIIDIINEAGEFWMSFN from the coding sequence TTGTTTGAAAGAAATTTGTTTAATATTATTAATAAGTACTTACCTATAGGTTCTGAAATAATAGTTGAAGAAGATAATAACAATGAGGCTTTAATAATAAGAGCTGATTTAAATGGATATGGATTAGGAGAAATAATTGTAGGTTATAGATGGCAAGGAGAAAATTATATTATGGTGCTAGAAAGGTACTATAATCACTGGTGTGTAATAGATAATATAAAGGGAAAGGGTTATGATATTTCTTATTTAAAAGTGGCACCTATAACAGATAATACAATAGATAATTTAATTATAGGATGGAGAAGAGGTGCTATATGGTCTGAGCTAGATATACTTCAGTGGACGCCCTATGGTTTTAAAAGAGTAATAGATGAGGGGATATATTATAGTAAAATTGAAGTGGAAAATATGAAAAGTGTAAAAGCTATGAATGATAAAAATGAAATAGCCTTATGGTTACATGATACAGCAGAGGCTTACAAAGTAGAAATATATAGATGGAGTTCGGGGAAATTAGTAAAAGCTGAAGATGTGTATCCTTATTATTTTAAGAAAGTAATTGATTTTTATAAAACAAAACTGCAGGAAGAGCCAGACCTCCCAGTATATTGGTATTACTTAGCAGATGCTCAGATTAAAGGGGAAATGTATGAGGATGCTTTGAAATCTATAGATAAAGCTTTAGAGCTTCCTAAAGCTTATCCTTCTAAGAAAGAGTTAATAAAATTAAAAGATTATATATTATCACATAAAAAATGTAAAAATGTAAATTTATATCCGGCACCGATGAATACTATTAAAGGAGTTAAATGGGGATATATAAATGAAAAGGGAGAATTTCTAATTAAGCCTTTATATAATTTAGCTTTAGAATTTCAGTGTAATGGACTTGCAGTCGTGGAAATAGATAATCTTTATGGAATTATAGATGAGAATCAGAATTATATAGTAAAGCATAAGTATGGCTTTATAAGTGATTTCTCAGAAGAAAGAGCTATAGTTATCGATAATGAAAGATTTAATATAATCAATGAAAAGGGAGAAGAATTGATCCCTAAAACTGAAAATTATAGTTATATAGGAAACTTTAAAGAAGGAAGAGCTCAATATGGTGTTATAGACTCTAATAAGGGATATCTTTATGGATACTTAGATAGAGAAGGAAAGGTAATTATACCAGCACAATATGAGTATGGAAATGATTTTTATGAAGGAAAAGCTGTGGTTAGAATAAAAGAAAATGAATATGCTCTAATAAATATAAAGGGAGAAATACTAAATAAATATGAATATGCTTCTGTAGGAAATTTAAGAGAGGGTCTTTTATCTTTTAAGAAGGATATGGGTGAAAAATATGGCTTCATAGATGAAGATGGAAATGTAGTTATAAAGCCACAATTCACATATGTTCAGGATTTTAGTGAAGGAAGATCTGTAGTAAATGTTTCAGGGAATATTATGAATAACTATGGTGTAATAGATAAAGAAGGGAATTATATAATAACGCCTAAGTATAATGACATAATTCTATTAGGTGAGGATAGAGTGGCTGTAGGAGTAGCTATAGATGAAACATCGCCCTTTATAGGATCCAAATATGCTATTGCAGATACAGAGGGAAACATATTAACAGATTTCATTTATTATGAAGTTTCAAATTATAAAAGTGGAATAGCTTCTGCTTATGATGATAAAAATACATTCTTTGTAGATAAAGAGGGTAACAAAATTGAGAACTTACCTATAGTAGAAGGTAGTGGAACTCTAACTGTAGAAAATGAATTAATAAAAGCCTATGTGGATTATAAAATTTCTTATTTCGATAAAGAAGGAAATTTAATATGGGAAGAAAATTCAGTTATTTCTTTAAATAATCAGTACAAAGTTATAGAAGAAAAATACAAACCTAATAAGGATTATCTAGTATATTATCCAAAGGTCCAGGGAATGGGAGATGAGACCTTAGAAAATGAGGTTAATAATAGGCTCAAAATTTTATCTGAAGTGAAACCTATAGAAGAAAATGTTCAATTAGAATATAATTATTTAGGAGATTTTAAAATAGAGTTCTTTAACAAAAATTTATTAGAATTAGAGCTTGATGGATATAACTTCCACTTTGGAGCAGCTCACGGTATGCCAAGTAAAATATATACAAAAATAGATTTAACTACGGGAGAACTTTATGAACTAAAGGATTTATTTAAAGAAGATAGTGATTATGTGAAAGTTTTAAGTGATATAATAGGAGAACAAATAAAAAATAATCCAGAATACTCCTATATATTCCCCGATACTTATAATGGAATAAAAGAAGATCAACCTTTTTATGTATCAGAGGATACATTGTATATTTACTTTTATCCTTATGAAATTGCACCTTATGCTGTAGGATTTCCTACCTTCAAAATACCTTATGAGGATATAATAGATATAATCAATGAAGCAGGTGAATTTTGGATGTCCTTTAATTAA
- a CDS encoding response regulator, translating to MSSLQKNILVIDDSASIRSFVRNILEKANYKVYEACDGEEGIEVYKKCGNIDLVMTDIYMPKKSGLEVVVELQKKYKGTKIIVFSDGGKDNFTNESGVCEALGAAYFIRKDLIRDKLLDLVNIIFSK from the coding sequence ATGAGTAGCTTACAAAAGAATATATTAGTTATTGATGATTCTGCAAGTATTAGAAGCTTTGTAAGAAATATTTTAGAAAAAGCAAATTACAAGGTTTATGAAGCTTGTGACGGTGAAGAAGGTATTGAGGTATATAAAAAATGTGGAAACATTGATTTAGTAATGACAGATATATATATGCCTAAAAAAAGTGGTTTAGAAGTTGTAGTAGAATTACAAAAAAAATATAAAGGTACCAAAATAATTGTTTTTTCTGATGGGGGAAAGGATAATTTTACTAATGAGTCAGGGGTATGTGAAGCTCTTGGAGCAGCTTATTTTATTAGAAAAGATTTAATTAGAGATAAGTTACTGGATTTAGTAAATATAATATTTTCAAAATAA
- the yfcE gene encoding phosphodiesterase: MKLFFISDIHGSAYYLEKVLHIFEEEKADYLIILGDELYHGARNPLPKGYDPKKVAEILNSYKDKIIAVRGNCESEVDQMVLKYPIMSDYSIVLYNGKRLFLTHGHIFNKDNIPNISNGDALIYGHTHIPLAEETNNIFMINPGSITFPKENTPHCYGILNDNLFKIKTLEGDIFKEISLI; this comes from the coding sequence ATGAAATTATTTTTTATATCTGATATCCATGGTTCAGCCTATTATTTAGAAAAAGTTTTACATATATTTGAGGAAGAAAAAGCAGATTATCTAATTATATTGGGTGATGAACTTTATCATGGTGCTAGAAATCCCCTTCCTAAAGGATACGATCCTAAAAAGGTAGCAGAAATTTTAAATTCCTATAAGGATAAAATTATAGCTGTAAGAGGAAATTGTGAAAGCGAAGTAGACCAAATGGTTCTTAAGTATCCTATTATGAGTGATTATTCTATAGTTTTATATAATGGTAAAAGATTATTTTTAACTCATGGTCATATTTTTAATAAAGACAATATACCTAATATAAGTAATGGAGATGCTTTAATATATGGTCATACTCATATACCTTTAGCCGAAGAAACAAATAATATATTTATGATTAATCCTGGTTCCATTACATTTCCAAAGGAAAATACACCTCATTGCTATGGAATACTTAATGACAACCTATTTAAAATAAAAACCTTAGAAGGAGATATCTTTAAAGAGATTTCGTTAATATAA
- a CDS encoding alpha/beta fold hydrolase — translation MAYFLANDNVKIFYEVKGEGKPIIFIHGWTCNHSFFKKQVETLSKNYKVITYDLRGHGVSERPENGLTMDRMAKDVRDLIEHLNLSDVTLAGWSMGTTIILEYVRQFACDKLSNICFIDMTPKVVAEGNWHMGLFGEFSHKDNLNHIANVAGDWPKVIESFVPSLFATSGCRIKEDMDWVFEEVRKNTPHVVVDCWVSMSNKDYREELSKITVPTLITRGEESAFCTKETCEYMEKEIKNAKWIDYSKCGHILFMEETEKFNKDIVEFIEK, via the coding sequence ATGGCATATTTTTTAGCAAATGATAATGTTAAAATTTTTTATGAAGTAAAAGGGGAAGGAAAACCAATAATATTTATACATGGTTGGACTTGTAATCACAGCTTTTTTAAAAAACAAGTAGAAACATTAAGTAAAAATTATAAAGTTATAACTTATGATCTAAGAGGTCATGGAGTATCAGAAAGACCTGAAAATGGTCTAACTATGGATAGAATGGCAAAGGATGTAAGAGATCTTATAGAACACTTAAATCTTTCTGATGTAACATTAGCAGGTTGGTCTATGGGAACAACCATAATACTTGAATATGTAAGACAATTTGCTTGTGATAAACTATCTAATATATGTTTTATAGATATGACACCAAAAGTTGTAGCAGAAGGAAATTGGCATATGGGGCTTTTCGGAGAGTTTAGCCATAAAGATAATTTAAATCATATAGCTAATGTAGCAGGAGATTGGCCAAAGGTTATAGAAAGTTTTGTTCCATCTTTATTTGCAACTTCAGGTTGTAGAATAAAAGAAGATATGGATTGGGTATTTGAAGAAGTAAGAAAAAATACTCCTCATGTAGTAGTAGATTGTTGGGTGTCCATGTCAAATAAAGATTATAGAGAAGAACTTTCAAAAATTACAGTACCTACGTTAATAACAAGAGGAGAAGAAAGTGCCTTTTGTACAAAGGAAACTTGTGAGTATATGGAAAAAGAAATTAAAAATGCAAAATGGATAGATTATTCAAAATGTGGTCACATATTGTTTATGGAAGAGACAGAAAAATTTAATAAGGATATAGTAGAATTTATTGAAAAGTAA